One genomic window of Devosia salina includes the following:
- the flhA gene encoding flagellar biosynthesis protein FlhA, with protein sequence MTDIPSGKSPGFSLPSIKQVIETLRSGDIALATGVMGLIVILIVPMPPILVDMLLAISIVFSVMILMTSLFIQKPLEFSSFPTVLLIATMLRLGLNLATTRLILSEGHEGTSAAGHVIEAFGSFVTRGNFVIGIVVFIILVIVNFIVITKGSGRIAEVAARFSLDAMPGKQMAIDADLSAGLIDEDTAKKRRADLEGESAFFGNMDGASKFVRGDAIAGLIITFINVSAGMLIGMMQQGLGFQEAANNYTLLTIGDGLVSQIPALIVSTAAGILVSKSGVTGAADKALTLQFTGYPRALGMSSAVMVALALLPGMPLVPFMALAGGVGYAAFRASRSKSVRQIEEKAQEVAKAAPPPQPSEPPITDSLKIDDLKLELGYGLLSLVKEDETGTDRLTEQIKALRRQLALELGFVMPPVRILDNMQLEPNDYKVRIKEVEAGAGQIFANQLMVMDPYGNPIDLPGNHTTEPTFGLPATWIEPALRDEAELRGLSIIDPSTVISTHLTEILKANVADLLSYANVQSLLSGLPKDQQKLVEDLVPGQITVSGLQRVLQSLLTERISIRDLSSILEAVAEIAGNGRSVAAITEHVRSRLARQICAANLGPDGNLPLLTLSPQWERDFAEAMAGDGDNRHLAMAPSKLQQFIGAVQSAFERAAQQGELPVLITSPSIRPHVRSIIERFRPQTVVMSQNEVHPRIRLKTVGSV encoded by the coding sequence ATGACCGATATCCCATCCGGCAAAAGTCCAGGCTTCTCGCTCCCCTCCATCAAGCAGGTGATCGAGACCCTGCGCTCGGGCGACATCGCGCTCGCCACGGGCGTGATGGGCCTGATCGTCATCCTCATCGTCCCCATGCCACCCATCCTGGTGGACATGCTGCTGGCGATCTCCATCGTCTTCTCGGTCATGATCCTCATGACCTCACTGTTCATCCAGAAGCCCCTGGAGTTCTCGTCGTTCCCCACGGTGCTGCTGATCGCCACCATGCTCCGGCTGGGCCTCAACCTGGCGACAACGCGCCTCATCCTCTCGGAAGGCCACGAAGGCACCAGCGCGGCCGGCCACGTCATCGAGGCGTTCGGCAGCTTTGTCACGCGCGGCAATTTCGTCATCGGGATCGTGGTCTTCATCATCCTGGTGATCGTCAATTTCATCGTCATCACCAAGGGTTCGGGCCGTATCGCGGAAGTCGCCGCCCGCTTTAGCCTGGACGCGATGCCCGGCAAGCAGATGGCCATCGACGCCGATCTCTCGGCCGGGCTGATCGACGAGGACACGGCCAAGAAGCGCCGTGCCGACCTGGAAGGTGAAAGCGCCTTTTTCGGCAATATGGACGGCGCATCCAAATTCGTGCGCGGCGACGCCATTGCCGGTCTCATCATCACCTTCATCAACGTCTCTGCCGGCATGCTGATCGGCATGATGCAGCAGGGCCTGGGCTTTCAGGAAGCGGCCAACAACTACACCCTGCTCACCATTGGCGATGGCCTCGTCAGCCAGATTCCGGCACTGATCGTTTCGACCGCGGCCGGTATCCTGGTGTCCAAATCGGGCGTGACCGGCGCCGCCGACAAGGCCCTGACGCTGCAGTTCACCGGTTACCCGCGCGCCCTGGGCATGTCCTCCGCCGTCATGGTGGCCCTGGCCCTGCTGCCCGGCATGCCGCTGGTGCCGTTCATGGCGCTGGCCGGCGGTGTCGGCTACGCCGCTTTCCGCGCCAGCCGGTCCAAGAGCGTGCGCCAGATCGAGGAAAAGGCCCAGGAGGTCGCCAAGGCCGCGCCGCCGCCGCAGCCAAGCGAGCCGCCGATCACCGACAGCCTCAAGATCGATGATCTCAAGCTCGAACTGGGCTATGGCCTGCTCAGCCTCGTCAAGGAGGACGAGACCGGCACCGATCGCCTGACCGAGCAGATCAAGGCCCTCAGGCGCCAGCTGGCGCTCGAACTCGGCTTTGTCATGCCGCCCGTGCGCATTCTCGACAACATGCAGCTCGAGCCCAATGACTATAAAGTTCGCATCAAGGAAGTCGAAGCCGGTGCCGGGCAAATCTTTGCCAATCAGCTCATGGTCATGGATCCCTATGGCAATCCCATCGACCTGCCGGGCAATCACACCACCGAGCCGACCTTCGGCCTGCCGGCGACCTGGATCGAGCCGGCCCTGCGCGACGAAGCCGAGTTGCGCGGGCTCTCGATCATTGACCCCTCAACGGTGATCTCGACCCACCTGACCGAGATCCTCAAGGCCAATGTTGCGGACCTGTTGAGCTACGCCAATGTGCAATCCCTGCTCTCGGGCCTTCCCAAGGACCAGCAAAAGCTGGTGGAAGATCTGGTGCCTGGCCAGATCACCGTTTCCGGGCTGCAGCGCGTGCTCCAGTCCCTGCTGACCGAGCGGATTTCCATTCGCGACCTCTCCTCCATCCTCGAGGCTGTGGCCGAGATTGCCGGCAATGGCCGTTCGGTCGCCGCCATCACCGAGCATGTGCGCTCGCGTCTGGCCCGCCAGATCTGCGCCGCCAATCTGGGGCCCGACGGCAACCTGCCGCTGCTGACCCTGTCGCCGCAGTGGGAACGCGACTTTGCCGAAGCCATGGCCGGCGACGGCGACAACCGGCATCTCGCCATGGCGCCCAGCAAGCTGCAGCAGTTCATCGGCGCCGTGCAGTCGGCCTTTGAGCGCGCCGCCCAGCAGGGCGAATTGCCGGTGCTGATCACCTCCCCGTCCATCCGCCCTCACGTGCGCTCCATCATCGAGCGTTTCCGTCCGCAAACGGTGGTCATGAGCCAGAACGAAGTGCATCCGCGCATTCGCCTCAAGACGGTGGGCAGCGTTTAG
- a CDS encoding DUF305 domain-containing protein — translation MSYLRFAAMIATSTAIMYGLMYLNTYQIDHVFYSQTRLWMALLMGAVMAVIMLGFMWSMYKNRAVNLAILAGAAVVFAGSLWLVRSQALVGDLDYMRAMIPHHSIAILTSTNANIVDPRVRELADGIIEAQVREIGEMKALISDLEANPPPADAPLLAPRVPAGQ, via the coding sequence ATGAGCTACCTGCGATTTGCGGCCATGATCGCAACCTCGACGGCCATCATGTATGGTCTGATGTATCTCAACACCTACCAGATCGACCACGTCTTCTACAGCCAGACGCGGCTGTGGATGGCCTTGCTGATGGGCGCAGTGATGGCTGTCATCATGCTTGGCTTCATGTGGTCCATGTACAAGAACCGCGCTGTCAATCTGGCGATCCTTGCCGGTGCCGCTGTGGTCTTCGCCGGATCGCTGTGGCTGGTCCGCAGCCAGGCGCTGGTCGGCGATCTCGACTATATGCGGGCCATGATCCCGCATCATTCGATTGCCATTCTCACCAGCACCAATGCCAATATCGTTGACCCGCGGGTGCGCGAACTGGCCGATGGCATCATCGAGGCGCAGGTGCGCGAGATTGGTGAGATGAAGGCATTGATCTCGGACCTCGAGGCCAATCCCCCGCCGGCCGATGCACCACTGCTGGCGCCGCGCGTTCCGGCCGGACAGTGA
- a CDS encoding LysE family translocator, translating to MSMEFLVTTLIVVISPGAGALYTIATGLGRGGKASLWAALFCTFGIVPHMLAAITGLAAILHTSALAFELIKYLGVAYLLYMAWATLRESGALSVEASQDRKSLPSMAGEVMLINLLNPKLSIFFFAFLPQFVPTDGPHAVARMVELSAVFMAMTFVVFALYGLFAAAIRGQIISRPAVLTWMRRSFAAAFVALGAKLALTQR from the coding sequence ATGAGTATGGAATTCCTCGTCACCACCCTGATCGTGGTCATTTCCCCCGGCGCCGGGGCGCTCTACACGATTGCCACGGGCCTCGGACGGGGTGGCAAGGCCAGCCTCTGGGCAGCCCTGTTCTGCACCTTTGGCATCGTGCCGCACATGCTGGCCGCCATTACCGGGCTTGCCGCCATCCTGCACACGAGCGCCCTGGCCTTCGAGCTCATCAAATATCTGGGGGTCGCCTACCTGCTCTATATGGCCTGGGCGACGCTGCGCGAGAGCGGCGCGCTGTCGGTCGAGGCAAGTCAGGACCGCAAGTCGCTTCCTTCCATGGCGGGCGAGGTGATGCTGATCAATCTGCTCAACCCGAAACTCTCCATCTTCTTTTTTGCCTTCCTGCCGCAATTCGTGCCCACGGATGGTCCGCATGCGGTGGCAAGGATGGTGGAACTCAGCGCTGTGTTCATGGCCATGACCTTCGTGGTCTTCGCGCTCTATGGATTGTTTGCCGCTGCCATTCGGGGCCAGATCATCTCGCGCCCGGCCGTATTGACCTGGATGCGTCGCAGCTTTGCGGCGGCCTTTGTGGCGCTCGGAGCGAAGCTGGCCCTTACGCAACGCTGA
- a CDS encoding DUF2934 domain-containing protein — MQTIDQEKIRDRAYQLWDRAGQPEGREQEFWYDAERELAEADEVDVSDETSKVDMPPVVPGRLS; from the coding sequence ATGCAGACCATCGACCAGGAAAAGATCCGCGACCGGGCCTATCAGCTCTGGGATCGCGCCGGCCAGCCAGAGGGGCGCGAACAGGAGTTCTGGTACGACGCGGAAAGGGAGCTTGCAGAGGCCGACGAGGTCGACGTTTCCGACGAAACGAGCAAGGTCGATATGCCGCCGGTGGTCCCGGGACGTCTGAGTTGA
- a CDS encoding zinc-binding metallopeptidase family protein — MKLFSCDHCGNTIYFENALCEHCGHQLGYLPQRAALVSLVEDGGLWSTPAVSDDAYVFCANAAHGACNWLIPANPGGDIYCTACRHNETIPPIDDPTNLARWQTIERAKKRLFYSLLRLDLPLRTRAEDPLHGLAFRFLAEDATAPQRVMTGHDNGIITIALAEADDAEREYRRTSMNEPYRTLLGHFRHEIGHHFWDLMVAGRSAQETFRALFGDERQDYARSLEDHYANGAPQGWPQTHISAYATAHPWEDFAETFAHFLLITDTVEMAAAFGMRARPRTGDDHMALPPVTFDPYREPEMERIIDHWVPLASLINNLNRAVGQADAYPFVLSPRVIEKLGYINDLVHQAPAHDQNGALNRP; from the coding sequence ATGAAACTCTTTTCCTGCGACCATTGCGGCAACACGATCTATTTCGAGAATGCGCTGTGCGAGCATTGTGGGCACCAACTGGGCTATCTGCCCCAGCGGGCCGCGCTTGTGTCCCTGGTGGAGGATGGCGGGCTATGGAGCACCCCGGCCGTTTCCGACGATGCCTATGTGTTTTGCGCCAATGCCGCGCATGGCGCCTGCAACTGGCTGATCCCCGCAAACCCTGGCGGCGACATCTACTGCACCGCGTGTCGCCATAACGAGACCATCCCGCCCATCGACGATCCGACCAATCTGGCGCGCTGGCAAACCATCGAGAGAGCCAAGAAGCGCCTGTTCTATTCCCTGCTCCGCCTTGACCTGCCGCTGCGGACCCGCGCCGAGGACCCCCTGCACGGCCTCGCCTTCCGCTTCCTGGCCGAAGATGCCACAGCGCCACAGCGCGTCATGACCGGACACGACAACGGCATCATCACCATCGCCCTTGCCGAAGCGGACGACGCCGAGCGCGAATATCGCCGCACCAGCATGAACGAGCCCTACCGCACGCTTCTGGGGCACTTCAGGCACGAGATCGGCCATCACTTCTGGGACCTCATGGTCGCCGGCAGGTCAGCGCAGGAGACATTCCGTGCGCTCTTCGGCGACGAGCGGCAGGACTATGCCCGGTCACTTGAGGACCATTATGCCAATGGCGCCCCGCAAGGCTGGCCGCAGACCCATATCAGCGCCTATGCCACGGCCCATCCCTGGGAGGATTTTGCCGAGACCTTTGCCCATTTCCTGCTCATCACCGATACGGTCGAAATGGCGGCGGCCTTCGGCATGCGGGCGCGTCCCCGCACTGGCGACGACCACATGGCGCTGCCGCCGGTGACCTTTGATCCCTACCGCGAACCGGAGATGGAGAGGATCATCGATCACTGGGTGCCGCTGGCGAGCCTGATCAACAATCTCAACCGCGCCGTCGGGCAGGCTGACGCCTATCCCTTCGTCCTCTCGCCCCGGGTCATCGAAAAGCTGGGATACATCAACGACCTCGTGCACCAGGCGCCGGCGCACGACCAGAATGGGGCGCTCAACCGACCCTAG
- a CDS encoding RluA family pseudouridine synthase → MADDTDFEFEGEPSGEPVEVVVDAAMEGGRLDAMLAKAHEALSRNRIKDLILAGAVSVDGRMIAEPKYRVKAGETIVLVAPPPEDPDPQPEDIPLDILYEDEHLIVINKPVGMVVHPAPGSPSGTLVNALIFHCGDSLKGIGGVKRPGIVHRLDKDTSGVMVAAKTEKAHKHLSEQFADHGRTGPLHRAYIAYAWGSTQSGMGTVDAPLGRDPGNRLKQAVLRHGREAITHYAVEARFGEPGWDITRIQCQLETGRTHQIRVHMAHIGHPLVADALYAPGFATKVNKLPEDVAKAVLALGRQALHAAELGFEHPATGEEMMFEAELPDDLQALEDALAPYDQVTRVG, encoded by the coding sequence ATGGCGGATGACACCGATTTCGAGTTTGAGGGCGAGCCGTCGGGTGAGCCCGTTGAAGTTGTGGTCGATGCCGCCATGGAAGGCGGCCGGCTCGATGCCATGCTGGCAAAAGCGCATGAAGCGCTCAGCCGCAATCGCATCAAGGATCTGATCCTGGCCGGCGCGGTCAGCGTCGACGGCAGGATGATCGCCGAACCCAAATACCGGGTGAAGGCCGGCGAGACAATCGTGCTTGTCGCGCCGCCCCCCGAAGACCCCGATCCGCAGCCGGAAGACATCCCGCTCGATATCCTCTACGAGGACGAGCACCTGATCGTCATCAACAAGCCGGTTGGCATGGTGGTGCATCCGGCGCCCGGATCGCCCTCGGGCACGCTGGTCAATGCGCTGATCTTTCACTGCGGGGACAGCCTGAAGGGCATTGGCGGGGTCAAGCGGCCGGGCATCGTGCACCGGCTCGACAAGGACACGTCGGGCGTCATGGTCGCGGCCAAGACCGAGAAGGCCCACAAGCACCTCTCCGAACAGTTCGCCGATCACGGCCGCACCGGGCCGCTTCACCGGGCCTATATCGCCTATGCCTGGGGCTCGACCCAGTCCGGCATGGGCACGGTGGATGCGCCACTGGGGCGCGATCCGGGCAATCGGCTGAAACAGGCGGTGCTGCGTCACGGCCGCGAGGCGATCACCCATTATGCGGTGGAAGCCCGCTTTGGCGAGCCGGGATGGGATATCACCCGCATCCAGTGTCAGCTCGAAACCGGGCGCACGCATCAGATCCGTGTGCATATGGCCCATATCGGACATCCTCTGGTCGCCGATGCCCTCTATGCGCCCGGCTTCGCCACCAAGGTCAACAAGCTTCCGGAGGACGTTGCCAAGGCCGTGCTGGCCCTGGGGCGGCAGGCGCTGCATGCGGCCGAACTGGGTTTCGAGCATCCCGCCACCGGCGAGGAGATGATGTTCGAGGCCGAGTTGCCGGACGATCTGCAGGCGCTTGAGGACGCGTTGGCGCCTTATGACCAGGTGACTAGGGTCGGTTGA
- a CDS encoding DUF6476 family protein, translating to MSNPEPNTPDAADTELSPEARVMLGKARRSFAVSMGILLLGFMAIGVALVYRVMRDSPPPAVAASVSVPAGAEVISALNTDGTIQVTFVAGGATMLNVYDAGTGELQRSVQIGME from the coding sequence ATGAGCAATCCTGAACCAAATACGCCCGACGCCGCCGACACCGAATTGTCGCCGGAGGCCCGGGTCATGCTGGGAAAAGCCCGCCGCTCGTTTGCGGTGTCCATGGGCATTCTGTTGCTGGGCTTTATGGCGATTGGGGTTGCGCTTGTCTATCGCGTCATGCGCGACAGCCCGCCGCCGGCAGTGGCGGCAAGCGTTTCGGTGCCGGCGGGCGCCGAAGTGATTTCCGCGCTCAACACCGATGGCACCATCCAGGTCACCTTCGTGGCCGGCGGCGCGACCATGCTCAATGTCTATGACGCCGGTACCGGCGAACTGCAGCGCAGCGTCCAGATCGGGATGGAATAA
- a CDS encoding DUF1134 domain-containing protein has product MFQRLAQLAALIAALLMFGGPAYAQGSLSDTFSGEELVDNGREFFGSAAQGLASVVERAVSQYGQPNGYILGEEAGGALFVGAKYGEGTLYTRNAGQFKIFWQGPSIGLDVGGDGSKVMMLVYNLSTIQDILGRYPGVDGSAYVIGGVGMTVTKRGNVVVVPIRSGVGARLGINVGYLNFTAEPTWNPF; this is encoded by the coding sequence ATGTTCCAGCGCCTTGCCCAGCTTGCGGCCCTGATCGCCGCGCTCTTGATGTTCGGTGGGCCTGCCTATGCGCAGGGCTCGCTGAGCGACACCTTCTCGGGGGAAGAACTGGTCGACAATGGCCGGGAGTTCTTTGGCTCAGCGGCCCAGGGCCTGGCCTCGGTGGTCGAGCGCGCGGTGAGCCAATATGGCCAGCCCAATGGCTATATCCTGGGCGAGGAAGCCGGCGGCGCGTTGTTCGTGGGTGCCAAATATGGCGAGGGGACGCTCTACACACGCAATGCGGGGCAGTTCAAAATCTTCTGGCAGGGTCCCAGCATCGGCCTCGACGTCGGCGGCGACGGCTCCAAGGTGATGATGCTGGTCTACAACCTCTCCACCATCCAGGACATTCTGGGGCGCTATCCCGGCGTGGACGGTTCGGCCTATGTCATCGGCGGGGTCGGCATGACCGTCACCAAGCGCGGCAATGTCGTGGTGGTGCCAATCCGCTCGGGCGTCGGTGCGCGTCTGGGCATCAATGTGGGATATCTCAACTTCACGGCAGAGCCCACCTGGAACCCGTTCTGA
- a CDS encoding YHS domain-containing (seleno)protein yields the protein MIALVLPLFGPVPAMVTPALAQSIVTYVQTDPLTGLAMGGMDPVSYFTENTPLPGRPDYEFIWMGAPFQFSNAANLEVFRRNPDIYAPRYGGHGAMSMSRGFVSDSDPSIYTVFKQRLYLFYSASNREAFLLAPDAAAIRGEEHWQVLSKTLSTR from the coding sequence ATGATCGCCCTTGTTCTGCCGCTTTTCGGGCCTGTTCCGGCCATGGTCACGCCCGCCCTGGCTCAGTCCATCGTCACCTATGTGCAAACCGACCCGCTGACGGGCCTGGCCATGGGCGGCATGGATCCGGTCTCCTATTTCACCGAAAACACGCCCCTGCCCGGTCGACCCGACTATGAGTTCATCTGGATGGGGGCGCCGTTCCAATTCTCCAATGCCGCCAATCTCGAAGTCTTCCGCCGCAACCCCGACATCTACGCGCCGCGCTATGGCGGGCATGGCGCCATGAGCATGTCGCGCGGCTTTGTCTCCGACTCCGATCCCTCGATCTACACCGTCTTCAAGCAGCGGCTTTACCTCTTCTATTCCGCCTCGAACCGCGAGGCCTTCCTGCTGGCACCCGACGCCGCCGCCATCAGGGGCGAAGAGCATTGGCAGGTTCTGTCCAAAACGCTCTCGACCCGGTAG
- the chpT gene encoding histidine phosphotransferase ChpT — MDIIELKATDLAAMLCSRVCHDLINPIGAIGNGLEVLSDPNQGEMAEGARDLIASAARQSRAKLEFARLAYGASSTAGTDIDTRECERVARILFEIEKADLEWNVPLILLPKHKAKLFMNMLLIAAGSVPRGGSVSASISGPAGEEKFEFTSKSDPEKRQKTLVPSGSAGLLSGMPEEGSVDARGIQPFYTGLLARMTDMELNIGLENDMFFFTATPKTGQAAAAQA; from the coding sequence ATGGATATCATCGAGCTCAAGGCAACCGACCTCGCCGCCATGTTGTGCTCGCGGGTCTGCCACGATCTCATCAATCCGATCGGTGCTATCGGCAACGGACTTGAAGTCCTTTCCGATCCCAACCAGGGCGAAATGGCCGAAGGCGCCCGCGACCTGATCGCCAGCGCCGCCAGGCAGAGCCGCGCCAAGCTCGAATTCGCCCGCCTGGCCTATGGCGCCTCCTCCACAGCAGGCACCGATATCGACACGCGCGAATGCGAACGGGTCGCCCGCATCCTGTTCGAGATCGAAAAGGCCGACCTCGAGTGGAACGTGCCGCTGATCCTTCTGCCCAAGCACAAGGCCAAGCTGTTCATGAACATGCTGCTGATCGCGGCCGGCTCGGTGCCCCGCGGCGGCTCGGTCAGCGCGTCGATCAGCGGGCCCGCCGGCGAAGAAAAGTTCGAGTTCACCTCGAAAAGCGATCCAGAAAAGCGCCAGAAAACCCTGGTGCCCTCCGGCTCCGCCGGCCTGCTCTCGGGCATGCCCGAGGAAGGTTCGGTCGACGCCCGGGGCATCCAGCCCTTCTATACGGGCCTGCTGGCGCGCATGACCGACATGGAGCTCAATATCGGCCTGGAGAACGACATGTTCTTCTTCACCGCCACGCCCAAGACCGGCCAAGCCGCGGCAGCACAGGCCTAA
- a CDS encoding response regulator encodes MRSCLIVDDSSVVRKVARRILEDLDYIVDEAEDGQEAIDKCRQEMPDAILLDWNMPIMSGLEFLKLLRAYVGGEKPRVIYCTVENDVGAIALALKSGADDYMMKPFDRNVLESKFQDKAAAA; translated from the coding sequence ATGCGCAGCTGCCTTATCGTCGATGATTCCAGCGTGGTGCGCAAAGTGGCGCGTCGCATCCTGGAAGATCTCGACTATATCGTGGACGAGGCCGAGGATGGCCAGGAAGCGATCGACAAGTGCCGCCAGGAAATGCCTGACGCCATCCTGCTCGACTGGAACATGCCGATCATGAGCGGACTGGAGTTTCTCAAGCTGCTGCGCGCCTATGTCGGCGGCGAGAAGCCGCGCGTCATCTATTGCACGGTCGAAAACGACGTTGGCGCCATCGCCCTGGCCCTCAAATCCGGGGCCGACGACTACATGATGAAGCCGTTCGACCGCAATGTTCTCGAATCCAAGTTTCAGGACAAGGCCGCGGCCGCCTGA
- a CDS encoding RNA polymerase sigma factor — translation MSEAATQARRETDRAIATVWRLEQARLIAGLTRMVRDISLAEELAQEALMAALRSWPEAGVPRNPGAWLMQAAKRKAIDHFRHRKMATGKLEALGRDMDEAAPDTETALHEQLDDDVGDDLLRLIFTSCHPVLPPESRVALTLRLIGGLTTEEIARAFLANDTTIGQRIVRAKRTIAEAGVPFEVPRGADREERVASVLGVLYLIFNEGYSATAGADWMRPQLCEEAMRMGRTLASLMPEEPEVHGLLALMELQHSRAKARTNAAGEPVLLPDQNRALWDQMMIRRGLEGLTRAQRLGGIAGPYSLQAAIAACHARARRAEETDWGQIAALYGLLNQVTPSPVIELNRAVAVSMAQGPEAALPLVDALKASSVLESYHLLYGVRGDLLRKLGRHEEANDEFRRAAGLTRNAREKAFLLNRAEAGV, via the coding sequence ATGAGCGAAGCCGCAACACAGGCGCGGCGGGAGACCGATCGCGCCATCGCCACCGTCTGGCGCCTGGAGCAGGCACGGCTGATTGCCGGTCTGACGCGGATGGTTCGCGACATCTCGCTGGCCGAGGAACTGGCCCAGGAGGCGCTGATGGCAGCGCTGCGCAGCTGGCCGGAGGCCGGCGTGCCGCGCAATCCCGGCGCTTGGCTGATGCAGGCCGCCAAACGCAAGGCCATCGACCATTTCCGACATCGCAAGATGGCCACCGGCAAGCTTGAGGCGCTGGGCCGCGATATGGATGAAGCCGCGCCCGACACCGAGACGGCCCTGCACGAGCAATTGGACGATGATGTGGGGGACGATCTGCTGCGGCTGATATTTACCTCGTGCCATCCCGTGCTGCCCCCGGAGAGCCGGGTGGCGCTGACATTGCGGCTGATTGGTGGGCTGACCACGGAGGAAATTGCGCGGGCGTTCCTGGCCAATGACACGACCATCGGACAGCGCATCGTGCGCGCCAAGCGGACCATCGCCGAGGCCGGAGTACCGTTCGAGGTCCCGCGCGGCGCCGACCGCGAAGAGCGCGTCGCCTCGGTACTGGGTGTTCTCTACCTGATCTTCAACGAGGGTTACTCGGCTACCGCCGGTGCGGACTGGATGCGCCCGCAATTGTGCGAGGAGGCGATGCGGATGGGGCGCACACTTGCCTCGCTTATGCCCGAGGAGCCCGAAGTCCATGGGCTGCTGGCTTTGATGGAGCTGCAGCATTCACGCGCCAAGGCCCGCACCAATGCTGCTGGCGAGCCGGTGCTGCTGCCCGACCAGAACCGGGCCCTGTGGGATCAGATGATGATCCGGCGCGGGCTGGAGGGGCTGACGCGCGCGCAGCGCCTGGGCGGTATTGCCGGGCCCTACAGCCTACAGGCGGCCATTGCGGCCTGTCACGCCCGCGCCCGCCGGGCCGAGGAAACCGACTGGGGACAGATCGCCGCGCTCTATGGGCTCCTCAACCAGGTGACACCGTCGCCGGTCATAGAGCTCAACCGCGCCGTGGCCGTGTCCATGGCGCAGGGGCCGGAGGCGGCCTTGCCGCTCGTCGATGCTCTCAAGGCGTCATCGGTGCTGGAAAGCTACCATTTGCTCTATGGCGTCAGGGGCGACCTGTTGCGCAAGCTGGGGCGCCATGAGGAGGCCAATGACGAATTCCGCAGGGCGGCAGGCCTCACCCGCAATGCACGGGAAAAGGCGTTTTTGCTGAACCGTGCGGAAGCGGGGGTGTGA
- a CDS encoding alpha/beta fold hydrolase, with protein sequence MIRSILLAGALFFTPQAFAQSQPAGAYASINGMEMYYEVSGSGDPIVVLHGAYMNIPAMGEIIPRLAETHTVYAVELQGHGRTNDIERPITYPHLSDDVARFMEAVGLEKADVLGYSMGAAAGLKLAIDHPDKVDQLVAISVAYSMDGMQPEYHAMVPTMAPEMFIGTPMEDAWKQYAPDPTAFRPFVERMIALEHEPMDWEAEVRALKTPVLLIGGDADVTTLEHMVAMFRLLGGGAMGDMGNPLPASRLAILPASSHTSLIDQVDLLEGFIAPFLAGEVPRGMFE encoded by the coding sequence GTTCTTCACCCCGCAAGCCTTCGCCCAGTCCCAACCTGCCGGCGCCTATGCCAGCATCAACGGCATGGAAATGTATTACGAGGTTTCCGGCAGCGGTGACCCGATCGTGGTGCTGCACGGCGCCTATATGAACATACCGGCCATGGGCGAGATCATTCCGCGCCTCGCCGAGACCCACACGGTCTACGCCGTGGAATTGCAGGGGCACGGCCGCACCAATGATATCGAGCGGCCCATTACCTATCCCCATCTCAGCGACGACGTCGCCAGGTTCATGGAGGCCGTGGGGCTCGAGAAAGCCGACGTGCTGGGGTATTCCATGGGGGCGGCGGCCGGACTGAAGCTGGCAATCGATCATCCCGACAAGGTCGACCAGCTGGTGGCCATCTCCGTCGCCTATTCCATGGATGGCATGCAACCCGAATATCACGCCATGGTGCCCACCATGGCGCCAGAAATGTTCATCGGCACGCCGATGGAAGATGCCTGGAAACAATATGCGCCCGATCCCACGGCCTTCCGGCCCTTTGTGGAGCGCATGATCGCGCTGGAACACGAGCCGATGGACTGGGAGGCCGAGGTGCGGGCGCTGAAAACGCCCGTGCTGCTGATCGGCGGCGACGCGGATGTGACCACGCTCGAGCATATGGTGGCCATGTTCCGCTTGCTGGGCGGCGGCGCCATGGGCGATATGGGCAACCCCTTGCCCGCCTCGCGGCTTGCCATTCTGCCCGCCAGTTCACACACCTCGCTCATCGATCAGGTCGACCTGCTCGAGGGGTTCATCGCGCCTTTCCTGGCTGGCGAAGTGCCCCGGGGCATGTTCGAGTGA